In Cervus elaphus chromosome 3, mCerEla1.1, whole genome shotgun sequence, the following proteins share a genomic window:
- the SLC39A5 gene encoding zinc transporter ZIP5 isoform X2 — MGPPMSHLLAGLCVWVALGWVEGSGPYLGPAEQEQNHYLAQLFGLYGENGTLTAGGLARLLHSLGLGRVQALRLGHHGPPAGRGAPPAGDNSTHRTQDPELSVNVWAGLPLDPSGWGDLAGTEAPGPPHGPGPSGLGLFHRLLLLDHSLADHLNEDCLNGSQLLVNFGLSPAAALTPRQFALLCPALLYQIDSRVCIRAPAPSPPGDLLSALAQSALAVLLLSLPAPLSLLLLRLLGPRLLRPLLGFLGAVAVGTLCGDALLHLLPHAQGGQHAAAGGRPEEDLGPGLSVLGGLFLLFILENVLGLLRRRGRKPRCCRQKRKDLRTPSLDLEDGSGMALQPLQAAPEPGAQSPRGQDSQPPAVLAPPGHEGHSHGCPGGGGTNITWMVLLGDGLHNLTDGLAIGAAFSDGFSSGLSTTVAVFCHELPHELGDFAMLLQAGLSFRQLLLLSLVSGVLGLGGAALGVGLSLGPVPLTPWVFGVTAGVFLYVALVDMLPALLRPPEPLPRLHMLLQGLGLLLGGALMLTIALLEEQLWPLVSDD, encoded by the exons ATGGGGCCCCCAATGAGTCATCTGCTGGCTggcctgtgtgtgtgggtggccTTGGGCTGGGTGGAGGGCTCAGGCCCCTACCTGGGCCCTGCTGAGCAGGAACAGAACCATTACCTGGCCCAGCTGTTTGGTCTCTATGGGGAGAATGGGACGCTGACCGCAGGGGGcctagccaggctcctccacaGCCTGGGACTAGGCCGAGTTCAGGCCCTTCGCCTGGGACACCACGGACCTCCTGCTGGTCGGGGTGCACCCCCAGCTGGAGACAATTCCACACACAG GACGCAGGACCCCGAGCTGAGTGTGAATGTCTGGGCAGGGCTGCCTCTGGACCCCTCAGGGTGGGGTGACCTGGCGGGGACAGAGGCCCCAGGACCACCCCATGGGCCAGGCCCCTCGGGCCTGGGCCTCTTTCACAGGCTTCTGCTGCTGGACCATTCCCTGGCTGACCATCTGAATGAGGAT TGTCTGAACGGCTCCCAGCTGCTGGTCAATTTTGGCCTGAGCCCTGCTGCCGCTCTCACGCCCCGTCAGTTCGCTCTGCTGTGTCCAGCCCTGCTTTATCAGATCGACAGCCGCGTCTGCATCCGGGCCCCAGCTCCGAGCCCCCCAGGGGACCTACTATCTG CCCTGGCTCAGAGCGCCCTGGCCGTGCTGCTGCTCAGCCTGCCCGCGCCGctgtcgctgctgctgctgcggctccTGGGGCCCCGTCTGCTGCGGCCGCTGCTGGGCTTCCTGGGGGCCGTGGCCGTGGGCACCCTCTGCGGGGATGCGCTGCTGCATCTGCTGCCGCAC GCCCAAGGAGGGCAGCACGCTGCAGCCGGTGGGCGGCCGGAGGAGGACCTGGGCCCCGGGCTGTCAGTGCTCGGCGGTCTCTTCCTGCTCTTCATCCTGGAGAACGTGCTGGGGCTCTTGCGGCGTCGAGGGCGCAAGCCA AGATGCTGCAGGCAGAAAAGAAAGGACCTCAGAACTCCAAGCCTGGACCTGGAGGATGGCAGTGGGATGGCCCTTCAGCCCCTGCAGGCAGCTCCAG AGCCAGGGGCTCAGAGCCCAAGAGGGCAGGACAGCCAGCCCCCAGCAGTCCTAGCCCCTCCTGGGCACGAAGGCCACAGTCACGGGTGCCCAGGTGGTGGTGGCACCAACATCACGTGGATGGTCCTCCTGGGAGACGGTCTGCACAACCTCACTGACGGGCTGGCCATTG GGGCTGCCTTCTCTGACGGCTTCTCCAGCGGTCTCAGCACCACCGTCGCGGTCTTCTGCCACGAGCTGCCTCACGAACTGG GTGACTTCGCCATGCTGCTCCAGGCCGGCCTGTCCTTCCGGCAGCTGCTCTTGCTAAGCCTGGTGTCCGGAGTCCTGGGGCTCGGGGGCGCGGCCCTGGGCGTGGGGCTCAGCCTGGGCCCTGTGCCCCTCACTCCCTGGGTGTTCGGGGTCACTGCCGGGGTCTTCCTCTATGTGGCCCTCGTGGACATG ctCCCAGCCCTGCTCCGTCCTCCCGAGCCTCTCCCCCGGCTCCACATGCTGctgcaggggctggggctgctgctggggGGCGCGCTCATGCTCACCATAGCCCTGCTGGAGGAGCAGCTATGGCCCCTTGTCTCTGACGACTGA
- the SLC39A5 gene encoding zinc transporter ZIP5 isoform X1 translates to MGPPMSHLLAGLCVWVALGWVEGSGPYLGPAEQEQNHYLAQLFGLYGENGTLTAGGLARLLHSLGLGRVQALRLGHHGPPAGRGAPPAGDNSTHRTQDPELSVNVWAGLPLDPSGWGDLAGTEAPGPPHGPGPSGLGLFHRLLLLDHSLADHLNEDCLNGSQLLVNFGLSPAAALTPRQFALLCPALLYQIDSRVCIRAPAPSPPGDLLSGVPAAPPDSSPRLCAALAQSALAVLLLSLPAPLSLLLLRLLGPRLLRPLLGFLGAVAVGTLCGDALLHLLPHAQGGQHAAAGGRPEEDLGPGLSVLGGLFLLFILENVLGLLRRRGRKPRCCRQKRKDLRTPSLDLEDGSGMALQPLQAAPEPGAQSPRGQDSQPPAVLAPPGHEGHSHGCPGGGGTNITWMVLLGDGLHNLTDGLAIGAAFSDGFSSGLSTTVAVFCHELPHELGDFAMLLQAGLSFRQLLLLSLVSGVLGLGGAALGVGLSLGPVPLTPWVFGVTAGVFLYVALVDMLPALLRPPEPLPRLHMLLQGLGLLLGGALMLTIALLEEQLWPLVSDD, encoded by the exons ATGGGGCCCCCAATGAGTCATCTGCTGGCTggcctgtgtgtgtgggtggccTTGGGCTGGGTGGAGGGCTCAGGCCCCTACCTGGGCCCTGCTGAGCAGGAACAGAACCATTACCTGGCCCAGCTGTTTGGTCTCTATGGGGAGAATGGGACGCTGACCGCAGGGGGcctagccaggctcctccacaGCCTGGGACTAGGCCGAGTTCAGGCCCTTCGCCTGGGACACCACGGACCTCCTGCTGGTCGGGGTGCACCCCCAGCTGGAGACAATTCCACACACAG GACGCAGGACCCCGAGCTGAGTGTGAATGTCTGGGCAGGGCTGCCTCTGGACCCCTCAGGGTGGGGTGACCTGGCGGGGACAGAGGCCCCAGGACCACCCCATGGGCCAGGCCCCTCGGGCCTGGGCCTCTTTCACAGGCTTCTGCTGCTGGACCATTCCCTGGCTGACCATCTGAATGAGGAT TGTCTGAACGGCTCCCAGCTGCTGGTCAATTTTGGCCTGAGCCCTGCTGCCGCTCTCACGCCCCGTCAGTTCGCTCTGCTGTGTCCAGCCCTGCTTTATCAGATCGACAGCCGCGTCTGCATCCGGGCCCCAGCTCCGAGCCCCCCAGGGGACCTACTATCTG GCGTCCCTGCAGCTCCGCCTGACTCCAGCCCCCGACTTTGCGCAGCCCTGGCTCAGAGCGCCCTGGCCGTGCTGCTGCTCAGCCTGCCCGCGCCGctgtcgctgctgctgctgcggctccTGGGGCCCCGTCTGCTGCGGCCGCTGCTGGGCTTCCTGGGGGCCGTGGCCGTGGGCACCCTCTGCGGGGATGCGCTGCTGCATCTGCTGCCGCAC GCCCAAGGAGGGCAGCACGCTGCAGCCGGTGGGCGGCCGGAGGAGGACCTGGGCCCCGGGCTGTCAGTGCTCGGCGGTCTCTTCCTGCTCTTCATCCTGGAGAACGTGCTGGGGCTCTTGCGGCGTCGAGGGCGCAAGCCA AGATGCTGCAGGCAGAAAAGAAAGGACCTCAGAACTCCAAGCCTGGACCTGGAGGATGGCAGTGGGATGGCCCTTCAGCCCCTGCAGGCAGCTCCAG AGCCAGGGGCTCAGAGCCCAAGAGGGCAGGACAGCCAGCCCCCAGCAGTCCTAGCCCCTCCTGGGCACGAAGGCCACAGTCACGGGTGCCCAGGTGGTGGTGGCACCAACATCACGTGGATGGTCCTCCTGGGAGACGGTCTGCACAACCTCACTGACGGGCTGGCCATTG GGGCTGCCTTCTCTGACGGCTTCTCCAGCGGTCTCAGCACCACCGTCGCGGTCTTCTGCCACGAGCTGCCTCACGAACTGG GTGACTTCGCCATGCTGCTCCAGGCCGGCCTGTCCTTCCGGCAGCTGCTCTTGCTAAGCCTGGTGTCCGGAGTCCTGGGGCTCGGGGGCGCGGCCCTGGGCGTGGGGCTCAGCCTGGGCCCTGTGCCCCTCACTCCCTGGGTGTTCGGGGTCACTGCCGGGGTCTTCCTCTATGTGGCCCTCGTGGACATG ctCCCAGCCCTGCTCCGTCCTCCCGAGCCTCTCCCCCGGCTCCACATGCTGctgcaggggctggggctgctgctggggGGCGCGCTCATGCTCACCATAGCCCTGCTGGAGGAGCAGCTATGGCCCCTTGTCTCTGACGACTGA